The Microbacterium sp. SORGH_AS_0428 genome contains the following window.
CCTCGGCCCCTCCGGGAACTACCTTCCGGAGTTCGGTCCGTACCTGCGCGAGGGAACGCGCAACACATGGGGCGACTCCGTCAACCTCGACGAGCCCGCCGTCCGCTCCTACATCGTCGAGAACGCCCTCATGTGGCTCCGGGACTACCACGTCGACGCGCTGCGACTGGATGCGGTGCACGCGCTGCACGACGAGCGGCCCGTCCACATCCTGCGCGAGATGGCGGAGGCCGTCGACGCCCTCTCGGCGCATGTCGGACGTCCGCTCACCCTCATCGCCGAGAGCGACATGAACGACCCGACGCTGATCCTGCCGCGCGAGGCCGGCGGCTACGGACTGGCCGCGCAGTGGAGCGACGACTGGCATCATGCCCTCCATGTCGCCCTCACCGGCGAGGTCAGCGGCTATTACGCGGACTTCGCCGCATCCGACGCGCTGGAGAAGGTCTGGACGCGCGGGTTCTTCCACGACGGCACGTACTCGTCGTTCCGTGAGCGCCACCACGGGCATCCGATCCCGGCGGAGGTGCCGACCTGGCGTCTCGTGACCTTCGCCCAGGACCACGACCAGATCGGCAACCGCGCCGCGGGTGACCGGCTGAGCGCGACGCTGTCGCCCGATCGCCTGGCGGTCGCGGCCGTGCTGACCCTGACCGCGCCCGGCACGCCCATGCTCTTCATGGGTGAGGAGTGGGGCGCATCGACGCCGTGGCCGTTCTTCACCTCGCATCCGGAGGAGTGGCTCGGCGAGGCGGTGCGGAAGGGACGGGCGGAGGAGTTCGCGAAGACCGACTGGGACGAGGCGGCGGTGCCCGACCCGCAGGATCCGGCGACGTTCCAGAGCGCCAAGCTCGCGTGGGAGGAGGCCGAGACCGGCGAGCACGCCCGCATCCTCGCGCTCTACCGCGACCTCGCGCGGCTGCGGCGTGAGCGGCCCGAGCTCACCGACCCCGCGTCGGCGCACCTGTCCGCCGCGATCGAGCGACCGGATGCGGCGCCGTCCGCCCGGCGCTTCGTGCTGGGGCGGGGGCCGCTGCGGGTCGTGGTGAACCTCGCGGCCGAGCCCTGGGACGTGCCGCTCGACGCGGGGGAAGACGTGCTGCTGGCCACCCTCCCGGTGTCGCCGGGTGCGGCAGGCATCGCCGTCCCCGCCGACGCCGCCGTGGTGCTCGGCCCGCCGCGCAGCTGAGCGCCGGCGGCGCTCAGCTGCCGTCGCGCACGTCGGCGAGCTGTTCGCGAACGAGGGAGATCTGCGAGAACCGCGAGGTCGCGGCGGGGCCCATGGGAGCCTGCGACATGAAACCGACCCGCGGGCTCGTCGACGTGCTGAGTCGGAACTGACGCACGAAGTGCCAGGTGGTCCCGTTCACGGAGTAGTGGAACGCGTACGCGCCCGCCGGAAGGCTCGACACCCGGAGCCAGACCGATCCCTCCAGGACGACGGGGCCGTTCGCGTCATCGGAGAAGCGATCCGTCACGACGCTCACGACCATCTCCTCGCCGTGCGGCGAGTACTCGAAGCACAGCTTCGCCCAGCAGTCCTCGTCCACCCACAGGGTGAGCGCGGCGGCGTCGAAGGTCGTGCGGGGAGAGTCCACCGACACCAGAGCGGAGAGCTGGAAGGGCTCGTCGATCTCGAAGGAGAGACTCGTCGAGGTGTGCGACGCAGGTGCGCCGGTCGCGTCGTTCGACCAGTCGACCTCCGCGTCGGAGGTGAGTACCAGCGCGTCACCTTCCCCGTGGTGCCGGCCCTCGCCGTGGGTCCACGTCAGGGGCGGAAGCCCCGGCAACTCAATCGTCATGGTGGTGATCCCCCTTCATCGCGAACCCTCCGAATCTACAAGCGCCTCGCGTCCCTTCTCGACCGGGCGGCCGTGCGAGATGTAATGCGGGAGAAACGCGAGCCGTCTAGCCTGACGGCAGCGTTCATGTAAACACGCGCCGCGGCCCTCGAAAGCCGCGGTGGGAAACCGTGAAGTGGCTACCTCGATACCCATCGGTCGCCCTTCCGAGGGTGATCCCCACCCAGGAGTCGCCATGACCTTCCACGTCCCCCTCGTCGACATCACCGCATACGTCACCGACGGTAGCCCCGAGGCGAAAGCCGAGGTCGCGCGCGCGATCGACGACGCCTGCCGCACGGTCGGCTTCATCCAGATCACCGGACACGGGATTCCGGATGCGGTCACCGCGGGCCTCACCGACGCGATGGACCGCTTCTTCGCCCTCGACCTGGAGCAGAAGAAGACCTATCGCACACCCCCGCAGATCAACCGCGGCTACAGTCCGCCCAAGTCCGAGTCCCTCAGCCTCTCTCTCGGCGTCGAGTCGGCGAATCGGATGAACGACTTCTTCGAGGCGTTCAACGTCGGTGCCGCGCAGGCCGACTATCCCGCATCCCCGGATCTTCCGCAGCCGGAGTACGCCGACAACCTGTGGCCCGACGTCGACGGCTTCGAGGTGCAGGTGCAGGCGTACTTCGCCGAGGCGGCGCGTGTGGCTCGCACGATGACCCGCATCTTCGCCGATGCGCTGGGGCTGGAGCCCGACTTCTTCGACCGGCGCACCGGTCACTCCCTCGACGTCATGCGGATGAACAACTACGCACTGCCGCCCGGCACCGACGTGACGCTCGACGGCGACCTCGTCGGCATGGGCGAGCACACCGACTACGGCATCGTGACGATCCTGTGGGCCGACCAGGTGAAGGGACTGCAGGTGCTCGGCGCGGACGGGTCGTGGAACGACGTCGCGCCCGCCGATGACGCGCTCCTCATCAACCTCGGCGACGTGACGGCGCGCTGGACGAACGAGCGGTGGATGTCGACCCTGCACCGCGTGAAGCCGCCCGTGATCGACGGGACGATCGAGCGGCGCCGATCCGCGGCCTTCTTCCACGACGGCGACGTCGATGCGCTCATCGAGACCCTGCCGTCCTGCGTCGACGTGGAGCACCCGGATCTGTACGAACCGATCACCGTGGGCGACCACATCCGTGCGAAGCTCGCGGGCTCGCGCGAAGGGAAGGCGAACGAGAAGGCGGAGCGGGAGTCTCAGCGGGTGCTCTCGAGCTACCGCTGAGCGAGCGGCGAGGCTGTCAACCCCTGGCGCGAGATAGCTAGATTATCTAGCGTTAGGGCATGAACGTCGCCACCTCGCGCTCATCCGACCTCACGCGCCAGATCGCCGTCTTGGCCGCGACCGGTTTCATGCTGGTCGCGGCCATGGTCGGCACCGGGCTGTTCGGCGGCACCGCCGTGCAGGACCTGCAGGACGGTGCCCTCGACGCCGACGCGAGCTATCTCGCTCCCGCCAGGCAAGCCTTCTCGATCTGGTCGGCCGTCTACCTGGGGCTCATCGCCTACGCGATCTGGCAGGCGCTGCCCGGCCAGCGGGCGAGTGAGCGCCAGCGGCGCCTCGGGTGGCTGATCGCTGCGACCGAGGTGCTCAACGGTCTCTGGCTGGTCTCGGCGCAGTTCACCACGCTGCCGCTGACCGTGCTCGTCATCGTGCTGCTTCTCGTCGCCCTCGCGATCACCTGGCGCCGCGCCATCATGCAGCCGCGCGAGGGCGCCGTGTCCGCCGTACTGATCGACGGCGTGACCGGACTCCACCTCGGGTGGGTGACACTCGCGACGGTCGCGAACACCGCCGCGTGGCTCACCCGCATCCTGCCCGCCGGCGCCGAGGATGCAGCGGATGTCTGGGGCATCATCGTTCTGGTCGCGGTGGCGGCGATCGGATGCGGCATCGCCTGGTTCGGCCGCGTCGCGCCCTCTCTCGCCCTGTGCTGGGGGCTCTCGTGGCTCGCCGTGGGCCGCCTGACCGATCAGCCGCACAGCGCGGCGATCGGCACGGCAGCCGTCTGCGCCGCGGCGGTCATCGCCCTGGTCACCGTCGTACGGGTCGCGCAGCGGCTGCGCCGGCTCTGACCGAGTCCTCTCTCAGAGGCGCGCGAAGGCGTGCAGGATGCGGGCGGGCTCGGTGACGGGGGAGGCGAGCACGCGCGCCGCCACCGCATCGAACTCGCTCGGATCGAAGTACCCGCCATCGCGGTAGATCCGCATGCGCGCCGTGAAGTCCTGGGGCGTGAGCTCGGGGTGGAACTGGGTCGTATACAGGCTCTCGCCCACCCGGTAGGCCTGCACGGGGCACTCGTCGTTGGTGGCGAGCAGCACGGCCTCGGACGGCAGGATGTCGGTGCCCTCCTTGTGTGCCGTGAACGCGTCGAATCGCTCGGGCAGACCGCCGAACACCGGGTCGCGGCGCCCCGCATCCGTCAGGGCGACGGTCGTCGCCCCCGTGCCCTCGGGATACGTGTCGGCGACGGTTCCCCCGAAGACGCGGGTCACGACGCCGATGCCGTAACAGGTGAACATCGCCCGTGTCGCGCCGGATGCGGCGGCCTCGGCCACGCGGGCGAGGTCGTCCTCGAGCCGGCTCTGCACCGCGCCCTTGTCGGGGGTCGTCACGTTGAAGGGACTGCCGCCGACGACGAAGCCCGCGTAGCGATCGATCGCATCACGCGGCAGTTCGTGCGAGACCAGATCCCACGCGTGCAGTCCGTCGGCACCGCGCCCCATCGCGACGCGGAACGACGCCCACTCCGCCTCGGCCGCATCCCGCTGCGGGCGCGCGCAGAGGTACAGCAGCGGGCGGGGATCCATCCTGCGATTCTATGGCGCGGCTGTGGCGGTCTCCGCGGCGCTCGCTCAGTCGCGCGACGACTGCGCGGTGCGGCCTCTGACGATGCCGATGAAGGTGTCGACGAGCGGCGAGGCATCCTCGCGGGGCCAGGCGAATCCGACGGGCGAAGGTGCCGCGCCCGAGAGGGGTCGGTACTCGACGTCCTTGCGATGGTGCAGTCGGGCGAGAGACATCGGGACGATCACGATGCCCACGCCGGACGCGACGATCTCGATGGCGTCCGCGGTCGTCGGCGGTGCCGCGAAGGAGGGGGCGACGGTGCCGGCGACGTGCGGGTCCAGCACGTCGTCCGCCGGGACGACGAGCACCTCGCCCACGAGGTCTTGCGGGGTGAGCTCGTCGCCTGCGGCGAGGTGCGAGTCGGCCGAGAAGGCGACGACGACCGTCTCCTCGTAGAGGCGGATGAGATGCCAGAGGTCGGGATCCACGGGTGGGCGGACCAGTGCCGCATCCACCTGGCCGCTGCGCAGCGCCGCTTCTTGCGCGGCGACCTCGAGCGGCACGAGCTCGAGTGCCGTGCGCGGCATCCGTTCCTGCCAGATGTCGATCCATTTGCCGGGCGTGGCTCCGGGGATCGCGCCGAGGCGGAACGGGCCTGCGGGCACCTGCGGTGCTGGAGTCGCCGCCGCGGGCTTCTTCGCGGGCGTCCGGGGTGAGCCGTTTTTGGCCTGCCGATGTGCGGGGGTGCCGCGGGTCGACGCGGAGCGTGCGGGTTTCCTCCCGCCCTTCGGTGACCCTCGACCAGCCATGCCCCCAGGCTATCCGCCACGGGCCCGCGGCTCGCGAGGTGCGCGTGCTCGTGCGGCGCGTCACTCGCCGTGCGCGCGGTGCTTCTCCGCATGGTTGCGGAGGTGCGCCACTCGCGGTGCCGCGTTTCGAGGCGCGACACTTCTCCGCATCCGCCACAGTTCATCGCTGTCGCATCTGCGCAAAGGTGTGGCATCTGCGCAGATGCGACGCAACTCGGGCATTGACGGGGGCCGAGAAACGACAGTTCGCCTGTCACATCTCGCGCGGATGGGCGCGATCTGGGACAGGCGAACGAAGCGGAGACGGATGCGGTGCGCTCACGCGGCGGAGCGAAGCCCCCGCCGGTCGGTGGCGACACGCTCGCCCTGGGCGATGGTCTGGTCGTCGCCGATCAGCGAACCACCGGCCACACTCGCTCCGGGGCCGATCTGCGTGCGCACGCCGATCTGCGCGCCGGCACCCACGTGTGCGCGGGACCCGATGTGCGCGTGCGGCGCGATCTTGACCTTCGGACCGATGACGACGTCGCTTTCGATCCACGCTCCGCGGCCGACATAGACGTCGGCCGCGATCTGCGCGCCGGGCTCCACATAGGCGCCCGCTTCGACGACGGCCGTCGGGTGGACCTTCGCCCCATTCGCGATGAGCCCGCGTCCATTCACGTGCTTGCGGTAGCGCAGCATCTCACCGCGCTCGTTCTCGATATCGATGTAGTTCTTGCCCACGATCGCCTCCTCCGGACCTCGAGGTGCCAACACTGATCGAAACGATCCGGTTCGGGGTTTCATTCCCGACCCGGCGCTCTCCCGGCCTTGAACCCTATTCGGAGCCGACGCGAGATCGGATGCGGGTTGCGTCGTACGCCTCGACGACCTAGCCGCGGCGCGGCGCGGCCCGATCCAGGTGGCACGATGGACGACGTGAACGAGCCGCATCCGGAGCCCGCCGACCCCGCCGCCGACGCGATGGAACCGGAGCTCGGAGCGCGACCCAGCGCCCCGGAGACCGCCTCGACGCTGGTCTTCGACGTCAAGCAGACGGCGCACAGCGTGCCCGAGGACATCCTCGGCATCCTGACCGGCACCTTCGCGGCGTCACTCGGTCTCTACCTGCTGCAGTCCGCGGGCTCGGTGACCGGCGGCACGGCGGGTGTCGCCCTGCTGTTCGACTACGCGACCTCGTGGCCGTTCTGGCTGATCTTCGCCGTCGTGAACCTTCCCTTCGCTGTGCTCGCGATCTGGAAGAAGGGGTGGGATTTCACCCTGCGCACGGCGGTCTCGATCGCGCTCGTGTCGGGGTGGTCGGTCGTGCACCACGCCCTCCTGCACATCGAGAGCCTGGATCCGATCTACGGCACGCTCGGCGGCAACCTGCTGGCAGGCGTCGGTCTGCTG
Protein-coding sequences here:
- the treZ gene encoding malto-oligosyltrehalose trehalohydrolase, whose product is MIELWAPKARRVRMRSGDGLGRETELAAAAGGWWRTPAELADGERYGFVLDDGEVRPDPRSRRQPDGVHTASAWVDTAAFAWTDAAWTGRQLAGGLIYELHLGTFTPEGTLDAAIERLPHLVELGVSHIELLPVNGFNGVWNWGYDGVAWYTVHEAYGGPAGYARFVDAAHAAGLAVVQDVVHNHLGPSGNYLPEFGPYLREGTRNTWGDSVNLDEPAVRSYIVENALMWLRDYHVDALRLDAVHALHDERPVHILREMAEAVDALSAHVGRPLTLIAESDMNDPTLILPREAGGYGLAAQWSDDWHHALHVALTGEVSGYYADFAASDALEKVWTRGFFHDGTYSSFRERHHGHPIPAEVPTWRLVTFAQDHDQIGNRAAGDRLSATLSPDRLAVAAVLTLTAPGTPMLFMGEEWGASTPWPFFTSHPEEWLGEAVRKGRAEEFAKTDWDEAAVPDPQDPATFQSAKLAWEEAETGEHARILALYRDLARLRRERPELTDPASAHLSAAIERPDAAPSARRFVLGRGPLRVVVNLAAEPWDVPLDAGEDVLLATLPVSPGAAGIAVPADAAVVLGPPRS
- a CDS encoding DUF1349 domain-containing protein, with protein sequence MTIELPGLPPLTWTHGEGRHHGEGDALVLTSDAEVDWSNDATGAPASHTSTSLSFEIDEPFQLSALVSVDSPRTTFDAAALTLWVDEDCWAKLCFEYSPHGEEMVVSVVTDRFSDDANGPVVLEGSVWLRVSSLPAGAYAFHYSVNGTTWHFVRQFRLSTSTSPRVGFMSQAPMGPAATSRFSQISLVREQLADVRDGS
- a CDS encoding 2-oxoglutarate and iron-dependent oxygenase domain-containing protein encodes the protein MTFHVPLVDITAYVTDGSPEAKAEVARAIDDACRTVGFIQITGHGIPDAVTAGLTDAMDRFFALDLEQKKTYRTPPQINRGYSPPKSESLSLSLGVESANRMNDFFEAFNVGAAQADYPASPDLPQPEYADNLWPDVDGFEVQVQAYFAEAARVARTMTRIFADALGLEPDFFDRRTGHSLDVMRMNNYALPPGTDVTLDGDLVGMGEHTDYGIVTILWADQVKGLQVLGADGSWNDVAPADDALLINLGDVTARWTNERWMSTLHRVKPPVIDGTIERRRSAAFFHDGDVDALIETLPSCVDVEHPDLYEPITVGDHIRAKLAGSREGKANEKAERESQRVLSSYR
- a CDS encoding tryptophan-rich sensory protein, translating into MNVATSRSSDLTRQIAVLAATGFMLVAAMVGTGLFGGTAVQDLQDGALDADASYLAPARQAFSIWSAVYLGLIAYAIWQALPGQRASERQRRLGWLIAATEVLNGLWLVSAQFTTLPLTVLVIVLLLVALAITWRRAIMQPREGAVSAVLIDGVTGLHLGWVTLATVANTAAWLTRILPAGAEDAADVWGIIVLVAVAAIGCGIAWFGRVAPSLALCWGLSWLAVGRLTDQPHSAAIGTAAVCAAAVIALVTVVRVAQRLRRL
- a CDS encoding glutamine amidotransferase-related protein; amino-acid sequence: MDPRPLLYLCARPQRDAAEAEWASFRVAMGRGADGLHAWDLVSHELPRDAIDRYAGFVVGGSPFNVTTPDKGAVQSRLEDDLARVAEAAASGATRAMFTCYGIGVVTRVFGGTVADTYPEGTGATTVALTDAGRRDPVFGGLPERFDAFTAHKEGTDILPSEAVLLATNDECPVQAYRVGESLYTTQFHPELTPQDFTARMRIYRDGGYFDPSEFDAVAARVLASPVTEPARILHAFARL
- a CDS encoding LysR family substrate-binding domain-containing protein; translated protein: MPAGPFRLGAIPGATPGKWIDIWQERMPRTALELVPLEVAAQEAALRSGQVDAALVRPPVDPDLWHLIRLYEETVVVAFSADSHLAAGDELTPQDLVGEVLVVPADDVLDPHVAGTVAPSFAAPPTTADAIEIVASGVGIVIVPMSLARLHHRKDVEYRPLSGAAPSPVGFAWPREDASPLVDTFIGIVRGRTAQSSRD
- a CDS encoding transferase, translating into MGKNYIDIENERGEMLRYRKHVNGRGLIANGAKVHPTAVVEAGAYVEPGAQIAADVYVGRGAWIESDVVIGPKVKIAPHAHIGSRAHVGAGAQIGVRTQIGPGASVAGGSLIGDDQTIAQGERVATDRRGLRSAA
- a CDS encoding YitT family protein, whose protein sequence is MEPELGARPSAPETASTLVFDVKQTAHSVPEDILGILTGTFAASLGLYLLQSAGSVTGGTAGVALLFDYATSWPFWLIFAVVNLPFAVLAIWKKGWDFTLRTAVSIALVSGWSVVHHALLHIESLDPIYGTLGGNLLAGVGLLILFRHKASLGGINIVALLIQERTGFRAGWTQLILDLVIILISLLVIPAPAVLLSAIGAVLLNLVLAMNHRPGRYIGH